A portion of the Oxynema aestuarii AP17 genome contains these proteins:
- a CDS encoding FG-GAP-like repeat-containing protein has translation MESTLKSSQFWPWRDRLPSMSDPRWGVLAILASYIILGITVLGFNRSPAQILLIISSACCLDITYHWLFRKREILFPLSGAITGCSLSILTNFGHGLWLPFVPVFFAISSKYLITFQGRHVFNPALFGITLSLLLTNGAISAAPAYQWGGSVATIAFIITAALIAFVFKIKRTALIISFLIFYTLQLCIRAFLMQWHLPPETLFMGALSSPAFYLFTFFMITDPKTSPQSMRGQIGMAFFIVVVDLILHKFETLSTFFFAGFAYFAVRFIGLHVKSFILNLKASLKTRNFTLFSIVKVFTILYRWGAIAAIASLGLLFYQNIITAKSPVNPEFKFVEISAESAGISSQPSNLLDRVDSRVKNVAKWMLSVGDAVAVSDFDNDGLQDIFLTYPLKSDRDRAALYRNRGNFQFERVPLPILNEFVTHPTRDGLPAGALWFDWDNDRDSDLLITVGYGKTKLLQNRIIEDGKIGFSDISEGVGIEEYTISLTANAFDMNRDGHLDLLVGNAMNPYLSDYEKPTKFNIFKLPEAEYPGDRRMFNFMHRSWYDANNGGENLFYLNRGNRFEKQDIVKLGFSSHRWTLDIGTGDLDGDGWTDIYLANDFGPDQMFLNQTGKKFRPVVGRLVGQMGRDTYKGMNASLGDLDNNGYPDIYVSNVHEKLQAEGSLLWMNAGTVKSDGDRAFSDEAMRRNALNENRFGWGGAIGDLNRDGRLDLLQANGMVDDNYDRPTENRELTKPGALFPAPTFEKGDRHCPDYWYWNAQIALTNPDVHGYADRWADLQGRCIFPYENNRVYLNEGDKFIDISPDIGWDEPGNSRGIALSDLDNDGDLDALVTHQFAPISIYRNDSISKPWIGLKLEGNGISCNRDAVGTKVILQTQNSHQLREVRESNGFSAQGDRRLLFGFPTPPEKIDAEIYWCGDSGAERLSLSANRYHHLIQK, from the coding sequence ATGGAATCTACCTTAAAATCTTCTCAATTTTGGCCGTGGCGCGATCGCCTTCCTTCCATGTCCGATCCCCGTTGGGGAGTTTTAGCAATTTTAGCCAGTTATATTATTTTAGGCATTACTGTTTTAGGTTTTAATCGATCGCCCGCCCAAATTTTACTGATTATTAGTTCGGCTTGTTGCCTCGATATTACTTATCATTGGTTATTTCGCAAGCGAGAAATCTTATTCCCCTTAAGTGGGGCAATTACGGGCTGTTCTTTGAGTATTTTAACAAATTTCGGTCATGGGTTATGGTTGCCCTTCGTTCCCGTATTTTTTGCGATTTCTTCTAAATATTTAATCACCTTCCAAGGTCGCCACGTTTTCAATCCGGCATTATTCGGAATTACTCTCAGCTTGCTCTTGACAAATGGTGCCATTAGTGCGGCGCCCGCATATCAATGGGGCGGATCTGTCGCCACGATCGCATTTATTATTACGGCGGCTTTAATTGCCTTTGTTTTTAAAATTAAACGAACCGCTTTAATTATTTCATTTCTTATTTTTTATACCCTGCAACTGTGTATTCGCGCCTTTTTGATGCAGTGGCATTTACCGCCAGAAACCTTGTTTATGGGGGCGTTGAGTTCTCCTGCATTTTACTTATTCACCTTTTTCATGATTACCGATCCTAAAACTTCTCCTCAAAGTATGCGGGGACAAATTGGGATGGCTTTCTTTATTGTTGTCGTTGATTTGATATTGCATAAGTTTGAAACTTTATCCACGTTCTTTTTTGCGGGCTTTGCTTATTTTGCGGTGCGGTTTATTGGATTGCATGTAAAATCTTTTATTCTGAATTTAAAAGCGAGTTTAAAAACAAGAAATTTCACTTTATTCTCAATCGTTAAAGTCTTCACTATTCTTTATCGATGGGGTGCGATCGCCGCGATCGCCAGCTTAGGTTTACTCTTTTATCAAAACATAATTACCGCTAAATCCCCGGTCAATCCCGAGTTTAAATTCGTCGAAATATCAGCAGAATCGGCAGGAATTTCTAGTCAGCCGAGTAACTTGCTCGATCGCGTCGATTCCCGAGTCAAAAATGTTGCTAAATGGATGTTATCGGTGGGCGATGCGGTCGCTGTTTCCGATTTCGATAATGACGGTTTGCAAGATATTTTCTTAACTTATCCCTTAAAAAGCGATCGCGATCGCGCCGCTTTATATCGCAACCGGGGTAACTTTCAGTTTGAACGAGTTCCCTTACCGATTTTAAATGAATTTGTCACCCATCCGACTCGCGACGGACTACCCGCCGGGGCGTTATGGTTTGACTGGGATAACGATCGCGATTCTGACTTATTAATTACAGTCGGTTATGGAAAAACAAAATTATTGCAAAATCGAATTATCGAAGATGGAAAGATCGGTTTTAGCGACATTAGCGAAGGAGTAGGAATTGAGGAATACACGATTAGTTTGACCGCCAATGCTTTCGACATGAACCGGGACGGTCACCTCGATTTATTGGTGGGAAATGCAATGAATCCGTACTTATCCGATTACGAAAAACCGACAAAATTTAATATTTTTAAATTACCGGAAGCCGAATATCCGGGCGATCGCCGGATGTTTAATTTCATGCATCGCAGTTGGTATGACGCCAACAACGGTGGTGAAAATCTCTTTTATCTCAATCGTGGGAACCGTTTTGAAAAACAAGATATCGTCAAACTGGGTTTTTCCAGTCATCGCTGGACTTTAGATATTGGAACGGGAGACCTCGACGGCGACGGATGGACGGATATTTATCTCGCTAACGATTTCGGTCCCGACCAGATGTTTTTAAATCAAACAGGGAAAAAATTTCGTCCGGTCGTCGGTCGATTGGTCGGACAAATGGGACGGGATACGTATAAAGGGATGAATGCATCTTTAGGCGACCTGGACAATAACGGTTATCCCGATATTTATGTTTCTAACGTCCACGAAAAATTGCAAGCGGAAGGAAGTTTGTTGTGGATGAATGCGGGAACGGTCAAATCGGACGGAGATCGCGCTTTTTCTGACGAAGCGATGCGACGAAATGCCCTCAATGAAAACCGTTTTGGTTGGGGTGGGGCGATAGGAGATTTAAACCGAGACGGACGTTTAGATTTGCTACAAGCGAATGGAATGGTGGACGATAATTACGATCGCCCCACGGAAAATCGAGAGTTGACGAAACCCGGTGCATTATTTCCCGCCCCAACCTTTGAGAAAGGCGATCGCCACTGTCCGGATTATTGGTATTGGAACGCCCAAATTGCCCTGACAAATCCCGACGTTCACGGATATGCGGATCGCTGGGCAGATTTACAGGGACGTTGTATTTTCCCCTACGAAAACAATCGGGTTTATCTTAATGAAGGAGATAAATTTATCGATATTTCCCCCGATATCGGCTGGGACGAACCGGGGAACTCCCGAGGGATTGCTTTATCCGATCTCGATAACGATGGGGATTTAGATGCGTTAGTTACCCATCAGTTTGCCCCTATTTCAATTTACCGCAATGACAGTATTTCTAAGCCTTGGATCGGGTTAAAGTTGGAAGGCAATGGCATCAGTTGCAACCGAGATGCAGTGGGAACAAAAGTAATTTTACAAACCCAAAATAGCCATCAATTGCGAGAAGTTCGCGAATCGAATGGCTTTTCCGCCCAAGGCGATCGTCGTCTGTTATTTGGATTTCCGACACCTCCAGAAAAAATCGATGCGGAAATTTATTGGTGTGGGGATTCTGGGGCAGAAAGACTTTCTTTATCTGCGAATCGTTATCATCATCTCATTCAAAAATGA
- the folB gene encoding dihydroneopterin aldolase produces the protein MDCIELTGIRCYGYTGYLDEERVLGQWFEVDATLWVDLAAAGNSDRIEETLDYRQTIAAIQKLVETSKFALIERLAEAIAQSILESERVTRVKVRLSKPNAPIPNFNGKISVTIDREKAIEG, from the coding sequence ATGGATTGCATCGAACTGACGGGAATTCGCTGTTACGGCTATACGGGATATCTCGACGAAGAACGAGTCCTCGGACAGTGGTTTGAGGTGGACGCGACCTTGTGGGTGGATTTAGCGGCGGCGGGGAACAGCGATCGCATCGAGGAGACCCTCGACTACCGCCAGACGATCGCCGCGATTCAAAAGCTGGTGGAAACCTCGAAATTTGCCCTGATCGAACGCTTGGCGGAGGCGATCGCGCAAAGTATCTTAGAATCGGAACGAGTTACCCGGGTAAAAGTGAGATTGAGCAAACCGAATGCGCCGATCCCGAATTTTAATGGGAAAATTAGCGTAACGATCGACCGAGAAAAGGCGATCGAGGGATAA
- a CDS encoding 3'(2'),5'-bisphosphate nucleotidase has product MSYEREKQVVIEAAIAAAKLCQDVRRDIPPAMEKSDKSPVTVADYGSQAVICKAIGDAFPEDAIVGEEDATALRDPEMAAQLEKITQYVRTILPEATSEQVTEWIDRGNGQVGSRYWTLDPIDGTKGFLRQDQYAVAIALVENGEVKLGVMACPALAIEEGDEPGTLFVAVRGEGATRRSLHGGEAQTIRVVKADDVENLRFVESVEASHGDQGRQNAVAQAVGITAESVRVDSQAKYGIVASGKAALYMRLPSPKSPNYRENIWDHAAGAIVVEEAGGRVTDMHGKPLNFADGSKMTENRGVVVSNGVIHETVLAALRDS; this is encoded by the coding sequence ATGTCTTACGAACGCGAGAAACAAGTTGTCATCGAAGCGGCGATCGCCGCCGCCAAATTATGCCAAGACGTCCGGCGCGACATTCCTCCAGCGATGGAAAAAAGCGATAAAAGTCCCGTCACCGTGGCAGATTACGGGTCTCAAGCGGTCATTTGTAAGGCGATTGGCGATGCTTTTCCCGAAGATGCGATCGTCGGGGAAGAGGACGCGACGGCGTTGCGGGATCCGGAAATGGCGGCACAATTAGAGAAAATCACGCAATATGTGAGAACTATTCTACCGGAGGCGACCTCGGAACAAGTGACCGAATGGATCGATCGCGGTAACGGTCAAGTCGGTTCGCGCTACTGGACCTTAGACCCGATCGACGGTACCAAGGGCTTTTTACGGCAAGATCAGTATGCGGTCGCGATCGCGTTGGTGGAAAATGGGGAAGTCAAACTCGGCGTAATGGCTTGTCCGGCGTTAGCGATCGAGGAGGGGGACGAACCGGGAACTTTATTTGTGGCGGTACGGGGCGAAGGCGCAACGCGGAGGTCCCTCCACGGCGGCGAAGCCCAAACGATTCGCGTGGTCAAAGCGGACGACGTGGAAAATTTGCGCTTTGTCGAAAGTGTCGAAGCCAGTCATGGAGACCAGGGCCGTCAAAATGCGGTGGCGCAGGCCGTCGGGATTACGGCGGAGTCGGTTCGCGTCGATTCTCAAGCGAAATATGGCATCGTGGCGTCCGGGAAGGCGGCGTTATACATGCGCTTGCCGTCGCCGAAATCGCCGAATTATCGCGAAAATATCTGGGATCATGCGGCGGGGGCGATCGTGGTCGAAGAAGCAGGCGGTCGCGTCACGGATATGCACGGCAAACCCCTCAATTTTGCCGATGGTTCTAAGATGACGGAAAATCGGGGCGTGGTGGTCAGTAATGGGGTGATTCACGAGACGGTGTTAGCGGCGTTGCGAGATTCCTAA
- a CDS encoding DUF4864 domain-containing protein: MEIIQPYLGYIGIGIGAVVGVLVLVWIVVSVSIFLKTKGMPQLISNFFIAISDGNINGAYEMTSDRFQAKMSKKQLTKFAINNKLTQYRRTQMTIPTSEEGVYNLEVVVETKTGRKIPLLLNLVKEEENWKIDDLEYAKVSKILAKESKS; the protein is encoded by the coding sequence GTGGAAATTATCCAACCTTATCTCGGTTATATCGGTATTGGAATCGGTGCAGTTGTTGGCGTTCTCGTACTGGTTTGGATTGTCGTTTCTGTCAGTATCTTTCTGAAAACTAAAGGAATGCCACAACTCATTTCTAACTTTTTTATTGCCATCTCAGACGGCAATATCAATGGGGCGTATGAAATGACCAGCGATCGCTTTCAGGCCAAAATGTCAAAAAAACAACTGACTAAGTTTGCAATCAATAACAAATTAACACAATATCGACGAACTCAAATGACTATCCCTACCTCCGAAGAGGGAGTTTATAATTTAGAAGTCGTGGTCGAAACAAAAACCGGACGAAAAATTCCTTTATTGTTAAATTTAGTCAAAGAGGAGGAAAATTGGAAAATTGACGACTTAGAATATGCGAAAGTTTCTAAAATTTTAGCCAAAGAATCGAAATCTTAA
- a CDS encoding patatin-like phospholipase family protein — translation MSYRILSIDGGGIRGVLAAQMLVNIQHRLQQPLNEYFDLISGTSTGSMLAAAIACGLSCQDIVELYRKKAKNIFPYTSRWSLKRLPLILEYGLSGPKFSEKGLVDLLKNLFGNTTFSDITDPKLLITSYDTIGRQPIIFKSWRDRFDDICLWEACVCSTAAPTFFPAHKIIIGGEVHSAIDGGLAANNPTACAVAEAIRLGNSLADLQVISIGTGSATRTIRWEDARTWGPLQWIWDGRVVKVMTDAPAEVYHYITDYVIGDTSRYLRLQFPLDRQLTDKRLSDDMDDASDENINNLIEAAEAYLSIPLVSQALDACLRDRPVPNPEI, via the coding sequence GTGTCTTATCGCATTTTAAGTATCGATGGCGGCGGAATTCGTGGCGTTTTAGCTGCCCAAATGTTGGTCAATATCCAACACCGTTTGCAACAACCGTTAAACGAATATTTCGATTTAATTTCCGGAACCTCTACCGGGTCGATGTTGGCGGCGGCGATCGCCTGTGGTTTGTCTTGTCAAGATATTGTCGAATTGTATCGAAAAAAGGCCAAAAATATCTTTCCCTATACTAGTCGCTGGTCTTTAAAACGTTTGCCTCTAATTTTAGAATACGGTCTGTCCGGCCCCAAATTTTCTGAAAAAGGGCTCGTCGATCTGCTCAAAAACTTATTTGGCAATACAACATTTTCCGATATTACCGATCCCAAACTATTAATTACCAGCTACGACACGATCGGTCGCCAGCCGATTATTTTTAAAAGTTGGCGCGATCGCTTTGACGATATTTGTTTGTGGGAAGCTTGTGTCTGTTCTACCGCAGCCCCAACCTTTTTCCCCGCCCATAAAATTATTATTGGGGGAGAAGTTCACTCCGCTATTGATGGCGGATTAGCTGCTAATAATCCCACCGCTTGTGCAGTAGCAGAAGCGATTCGCTTGGGGAATTCTCTCGCAGATTTACAAGTAATTTCCATCGGAACGGGATCGGCAACGCGGACAATTCGCTGGGAAGATGCCCGAACTTGGGGACCGTTGCAATGGATTTGGGACGGTCGCGTGGTTAAGGTCATGACCGATGCCCCGGCAGAAGTTTATCATTACATTACCGATTACGTAATTGGTGATACTTCCCGTTATTTAAGACTGCAATTTCCTCTCGATCGCCAGTTAACCGATAAGCGGTTAAGTGATGATATGGACGATGCCAGTGACGAGAATATTAACAATTTAATTGAAGCGGCGGAGGCATATTTAAGTATTCCCTTAGTTTCCCAGGCATTAGATGCCTGTTTGCGCGATCGCCCGGTTCCAAATCCTGAAATTTAA
- a CDS encoding class I SAM-dependent methyltransferase: MQAKTKPNWAGDDLLSQFVNVLIKTPPIYSLMKRQARQVLIKTAEKKGVPWREECQTLDNSEVKSFFDRVNNPNLIYPDYYQVPFHAYPEGNLCWQAAFEASPATKAMALRVWPKEELTWEKAQDKLRHSFYQIVEKYLPERISDLLDVGCSVGLSTLYLHRYFSRRQTSAVRTVGLDLSPYMLAVAQMSDRHGEIARWVHSKAEATGFAGDSFDLVTLQFVLHELPRDATREIFREALRILRPGGCLAIVDNNPKSAVIQNLPPALFVLMKSTEPWSDDYYTFDVERALKEVGFNYQETVESDPRHRAIVAIKPN; this comes from the coding sequence ATGCAAGCAAAAACCAAACCCAACTGGGCAGGAGACGATCTCCTCTCTCAATTTGTCAACGTCCTGATTAAAACCCCACCAATTTACAGTCTGATGAAGAGACAGGCGCGACAAGTCTTAATTAAAACGGCTGAAAAAAAAGGGGTTCCCTGGCGCGAAGAATGTCAAACCCTGGACAATTCAGAAGTCAAAAGCTTTTTCGATCGCGTCAACAATCCCAATCTGATTTATCCCGACTACTATCAAGTCCCCTTTCACGCCTATCCCGAAGGAAATTTGTGTTGGCAAGCGGCATTTGAAGCGTCACCGGCGACAAAAGCGATGGCGCTGAGAGTTTGGCCGAAAGAAGAATTAACCTGGGAAAAAGCGCAGGATAAATTACGCCATAGTTTTTATCAAATCGTCGAAAAGTATCTTCCCGAACGGATATCCGACCTGTTAGATGTAGGGTGTTCGGTCGGCCTTTCAACTCTTTACTTGCATCGCTATTTTAGCCGACGACAAACGAGTGCGGTGCGCACGGTGGGATTGGATTTATCCCCTTACATGCTCGCCGTCGCCCAAATGAGCGATCGCCACGGCGAAATCGCGCGCTGGGTTCACTCTAAAGCGGAAGCAACGGGCTTTGCTGGGGATTCTTTCGATCTGGTCACGTTGCAATTTGTTTTACACGAACTTCCCCGTGATGCCACTCGTGAAATCTTCCGAGAGGCACTGCGAATTTTGCGACCGGGAGGGTGTTTGGCGATCGTCGATAACAATCCTAAATCGGCGGTTATCCAGAATTTACCGCCAGCGTTATTTGTACTGATGAAAAGTACCGAGCCGTGGAGTGACGATTACTACACCTTTGATGTAGAAAGGGCGTTAAAAGAGGTGGGGTTTAACTATCAAGAAACAGTCGAGAGCGATCCGCGCCATCGCGCGATCGTTGCGATTAAACCCAATTGA
- a CDS encoding glutamate-5-semialdehyde dehydrogenase — MSTVELASIPLVEIARKTRDASRKLGVLSTEAKNQAIAAIAEALESAASEIVAANQQDCQAAEKMGISKPLYNRLKMDETKLKATIAGVRDVGKLPDPVGQVQIHRELDEGLILKRVTCPLGVLGVIFEARPEAAIQISSLAIKSGNGVILKGGKEAIASCMAIVKAIRAGLAKTKIDPDVVQLLTTREETIELLKLDEYVDLIIPRGSNSFVRFVQENTRIPVLGHADGVCHLYVDEAADLEKAVAIAIDAKTQYPAACNAIETLLVHRAIAPQFLTAMAPKMAEKGVELRGDEATREALPEVKVATESDWSTEYSDLILSVKVVNDMDAAIAHITTYGSKHTEAIVTENNHTAEIFLAQVDAAGVFHNCSTRFADGFRYGFGAEVGISTQQMPPRGPVGLEGLITYKYKVVGSGQIAATYSGVNAKSFTHRDL, encoded by the coding sequence ATGAGTACGGTTGAACTCGCATCGATTCCTTTAGTTGAAATTGCGCGCAAAACCCGCGACGCTTCCCGAAAATTGGGGGTACTTTCCACAGAAGCCAAAAATCAAGCGATCGCGGCGATCGCCGAAGCCTTAGAATCGGCAGCATCGGAAATTGTGGCGGCGAATCAACAAGACTGTCAGGCGGCGGAAAAAATGGGGATTTCCAAACCCCTTTACAACCGTTTGAAAATGGACGAAACTAAATTGAAAGCGACGATCGCCGGAGTTCGCGATGTCGGAAAACTGCCCGATCCGGTCGGTCAAGTGCAAATTCATCGGGAATTAGATGAGGGCTTAATCCTCAAGCGGGTAACCTGTCCGTTGGGTGTTTTGGGGGTTATTTTTGAAGCTCGTCCGGAAGCTGCCATCCAGATTTCTTCCCTAGCGATTAAGTCGGGAAATGGCGTCATTCTTAAAGGAGGAAAAGAGGCGATCGCCTCGTGTATGGCGATTGTTAAAGCGATTCGGGCGGGATTGGCAAAAACTAAAATCGATCCCGATGTAGTTCAGTTACTGACGACGCGGGAAGAAACGATCGAATTGCTGAAATTAGATGAATATGTGGATTTAATTATTCCGAGAGGATCGAATAGTTTCGTCCGCTTCGTACAAGAAAATACGCGGATTCCGGTGTTGGGTCACGCCGATGGAGTTTGTCATTTATATGTTGACGAAGCGGCGGATTTAGAGAAAGCAGTGGCGATCGCGATCGATGCCAAAACTCAATATCCGGCAGCTTGTAACGCGATCGAAACTTTGCTGGTTCACCGGGCGATCGCCCCCCAATTTTTAACGGCAATGGCGCCGAAAATGGCGGAAAAAGGGGTCGAATTGCGTGGCGACGAAGCCACACGAGAAGCTTTACCGGAGGTCAAAGTAGCGACTGAATCGGATTGGTCTACGGAGTACAGCGATTTAATTTTATCGGTGAAAGTCGTCAACGATATGGACGCGGCGATCGCCCATATTACTACCTACGGTTCCAAGCATACGGAGGCGATCGTTACTGAAAATAATCATACTGCCGAAATCTTCCTTGCCCAAGTCGATGCTGCCGGAGTTTTTCATAACTGTTCTACTCGCTTTGCGGACGGTTTCCGCTACGGTTTTGGCGCCGAAGTTGGCATCAGTACCCAACAAATGCCCCCACGCGGTCCGGTCGGGTTAGAAGGGTTGATTACCTACAAATATAAAGTGGTCGGTTCGGGTCAAATTGCTGCCACTTATTCCGGTGTAAATGCAAAATCTTTTACCCATCGCGATTTATAA
- a CDS encoding zinc metalloprotease HtpX yields the protein MSDESHSFPKAGRAAMTGVTLTMKGIGGNLALASGITMTLMGGMVFVLCLALVFIVNSENPVMGLLISVAIAIAFNVLAFFIAPWFMDLSQKWLYKTRWIDLTELETKSPETLEVLQRVCSENNLKTPRVGIIDDQNPTAFTYGSLPNSARLVVSEGLFTYLDDDEVAAVYAHELGHIVHWDFAVMTVASTLVQITYLIYVFATRMGNKGGEKVKDVVGTVGLVAYIFYIIGTYLLLYLSRTREYFADRFAAETTGNPNALSRALVKIAYGLVEEAQKATEPSRLMEGTRALGIYDHKAAPSTGTAYRISAAPAQIGRVFLWDLFNPWGWWMELNSTHPLTGKRVRALSTYAEQLGLEIEFDMGRIVGEGRHLSKSKLYGNFVLDLLLYLAPILGFLGGLIVGIATLKPGLEVLPIACPLIGIGIGILAKTLVMFPNFHNAPQTNILTLMSDPYASPLRGQPAYLQGELIGRGDAGYRFGSDLKLQDPTGLLFLRYASRFGPIGNFLFGMKKVKSLIGMELKTLGWFRRGVMPWMDLIRLESDSGTTVKSYHRFWSFILGGGAIALGVGAIVFWLQTSI from the coding sequence GTGTCAGACGAATCACATTCTTTTCCAAAAGCCGGACGGGCCGCAATGACCGGGGTCACTTTAACAATGAAAGGAATTGGAGGAAACCTGGCGCTTGCCTCGGGAATCACCATGACCTTAATGGGTGGCATGGTCTTCGTTCTCTGTCTTGCCCTCGTTTTTATTGTTAACAGTGAAAACCCCGTCATGGGGCTGTTAATTTCCGTAGCGATCGCCATCGCTTTTAATGTACTTGCCTTTTTTATTGCCCCCTGGTTTATGGATTTAAGCCAAAAATGGCTTTACAAAACCCGGTGGATCGATTTAACCGAACTCGAAACAAAAAGCCCGGAAACCCTAGAAGTTCTCCAGCGTGTTTGTAGCGAAAACAACTTAAAAACACCGCGTGTCGGCATCATCGACGACCAAAATCCGACCGCGTTCACTTACGGTTCTTTACCCAATAGTGCCCGATTGGTCGTTAGCGAAGGATTATTTACCTACCTCGATGACGATGAAGTTGCGGCAGTATACGCCCACGAATTAGGTCACATCGTCCATTGGGATTTTGCGGTGATGACTGTCGCCTCAACCTTAGTTCAAATCACCTATTTGATTTATGTTTTTGCCACTCGCATGGGCAATAAAGGCGGCGAAAAAGTTAAAGATGTCGTGGGAACGGTCGGCTTAGTTGCCTACATTTTTTACATTATCGGAACCTATTTGCTGCTGTATTTATCCCGCACTCGCGAATACTTTGCCGATCGCTTTGCCGCCGAAACCACGGGCAATCCGAACGCCCTGTCTCGGGCTTTAGTAAAAATTGCTTACGGTTTAGTAGAAGAAGCCCAAAAAGCTACCGAACCCAGCCGCTTAATGGAGGGAACTCGGGCGTTAGGCATTTACGACCATAAAGCCGCCCCCTCGACGGGAACCGCTTACCGAATTTCTGCCGCCCCCGCCCAAATTGGGCGCGTATTTTTATGGGATTTATTCAATCCTTGGGGGTGGTGGATGGAACTCAATTCCACTCATCCTTTAACGGGAAAACGAGTGCGCGCTTTGAGTACCTATGCGGAACAATTGGGCTTAGAGATCGAATTCGATATGGGTCGTATTGTCGGCGAAGGTCGCCACTTAAGTAAAAGCAAACTTTACGGCAACTTTGTCTTAGATTTGCTGTTGTATCTCGCCCCAATTCTCGGATTTTTGGGCGGTTTGATTGTCGGTATCGCAACCCTCAAGCCCGGCTTAGAAGTTTTGCCGATCGCCTGTCCCTTAATTGGTATAGGAATTGGCATTCTGGCGAAAACTTTGGTGATGTTCCCTAATTTTCACAACGCCCCTCAAACCAATATTCTCACCCTGATGTCCGATCCTTACGCCAGTCCCTTGCGCGGTCAACCTGCCTATTTACAGGGAGAACTGATCGGTCGGGGAGATGCGGGATATCGCTTCGGTTCCGATTTGAAATTGCAAGATCCGACGGGCTTGTTATTCCTGCGTTATGCTTCCCGCTTCGGCCCGATCGGTAACTTTTTATTCGGGATGAAAAAAGTTAAAAGTTTAATCGGAATGGAGTTAAAAACTCTCGGTTGGTTTCGCCGGGGGGTGATGCCTTGGATGGATTTAATCCGCTTAGAAAGCGATAGTGGAACGACGGTGAAAAGTTACCATCGGTTCTGGTCGTTTATCCTCGGGGGTGGCGCGATCGCCCTCGGGGTCGGCGCGATCGTTTTCTGGTTACAAACGTCGATCTAG